A region from the Pseudomonas sp. KU26590 genome encodes:
- a CDS encoding substrate-binding periplasmic protein: protein MGKIHRQRSVLVTFLMLFVCLSADATTLQVVTEDSSYSALEGDKVVGVASEVVEMTLADAGITDYHMALYPWARAYDIARLEANVLIYPIIRSSAREALFKWVGELEQVTPSFYKLRERRDVLVKDLQDASHYTVGVVRDDSRQQYLGGKGFSRMVVSPNNLDNLRKLISGQVELIPMPEREAREQCADLHIAFEELESVFTLDELSKGLYVAVSASTPEETVQRIAAAFARLKQDGTVDKVIAGQ from the coding sequence ATGGGAAAAATTCACCGTCAGCGCAGTGTTCTGGTCACTTTCCTGATGCTGTTCGTGTGCCTGAGCGCAGACGCCACGACGCTGCAAGTGGTGACCGAAGACTCCTCCTACAGCGCGCTTGAGGGCGACAAGGTGGTCGGGGTCGCCAGTGAAGTCGTCGAGATGACCCTCGCCGACGCCGGCATCACCGACTACCACATGGCGCTCTACCCGTGGGCGCGGGCCTACGACATCGCGCGGCTCGAAGCGAACGTGCTCATCTACCCGATCATTCGCAGCAGCGCGCGCGAGGCGCTGTTCAAATGGGTCGGCGAGCTGGAACAGGTGACGCCGTCGTTTTACAAACTTCGCGAGCGCCGCGATGTGCTGGTCAAGGACTTGCAGGACGCCAGCCATTACACCGTCGGGGTGGTGCGTGATGATTCGCGGCAGCAGTACCTGGGGGGTAAGGGTTTCAGCCGGATGGTGGTCTCGCCCAATAATCTCGACAATCTGCGCAAACTGATCAGCGGCCAGGTCGAGTTGATCCCCATGCCCGAGCGCGAGGCCCGGGAGCAGTGCGCCGATCTGCACATCGCGTTCGAGGAACTGGAAAGCGTCTTCACCCTCGACGAACTGTCCAAAGGTCTCTACGTCGCCGTCAGCGCCAGCACCCCGGAGGAGACAGTGCAACGAATCGCCGCGGCGTTCGCCCGGCTCAAGCAGGACGGCACGGTGGACAAGGTCATCGCGGGGCAATAA
- a CDS encoding sensor domain-containing diguanylate cyclase, translating to MQIETPSDPPGDNRPIPRTGQRTGSLARRLVLATLAFCVLFTAATVLVRTWFAWNTNLANMNAELTLIDQVFQGTLSKAVWEMDDQALQTQIDSVATAAPVGRVQLKILRPGRAPEILERQHPGHIGSIRAPALHRQLTIAPYPGASEVVGELTIEGDESLLWKRLWKEVAVIMLTQIIQSLALAGLIMGMFNRSVTLHVRRIARHLEHLTPLNLKTHLTLERRGKAGDELDLLEAGVNDLQDKLAAHLERQARDEIALAASRDQLAELVEQRTAQLKAANTRLEALTRFDPLTGLANRRHFDELKELEFNRALRHRQPLSVLMCDIDFFKLYNDTYGHARGDQCLRDVALAMSALFSRSGELVARLGGEEFAVLLPGQDEDQALASADRLRGLLARQQLVHSASPVSPFVTLSIGVAELDPANMEHFDQLLQSADRALYRAKSQGRDRCVI from the coding sequence ATGCAGATCGAAACGCCTTCCGACCCGCCCGGCGACAACCGCCCGATCCCGCGCACAGGACAGCGCACCGGTTCGCTGGCGCGGCGTCTGGTGCTGGCGACGCTGGCGTTCTGTGTGCTGTTCACGGCGGCGACGGTGCTGGTGCGCACCTGGTTCGCCTGGAACACCAATCTGGCGAACATGAACGCCGAGCTGACGCTGATTGATCAGGTGTTCCAGGGCACGCTGTCCAAAGCCGTGTGGGAAATGGATGATCAGGCGCTGCAGACGCAGATCGACAGCGTGGCCACGGCGGCGCCGGTGGGCCGGGTCCAGCTGAAGATCCTGCGGCCCGGTCGCGCCCCGGAAATCCTCGAACGCCAGCACCCCGGCCACATCGGCTCGATCCGCGCCCCGGCGCTGCATCGGCAACTGACCATCGCGCCCTACCCCGGCGCCAGCGAAGTGGTCGGCGAGCTGACCATCGAAGGCGACGAAAGCCTGCTGTGGAAACGCCTGTGGAAAGAAGTCGCGGTCATCATGCTCACCCAGATCATCCAGTCCCTGGCGCTCGCCGGGCTGATCATGGGCATGTTCAACCGCTCGGTAACGCTGCACGTGCGGCGCATTGCCCGGCACCTCGAACACCTGACGCCGCTCAACCTCAAGACGCATCTGACTCTGGAGCGGCGCGGCAAGGCCGGCGACGAACTCGACCTGCTCGAAGCGGGCGTCAATGACCTGCAGGACAAACTGGCCGCGCACCTTGAGCGTCAGGCCCGCGACGAAATCGCCCTGGCCGCCAGCCGCGACCAACTGGCCGAACTGGTCGAGCAGCGCACTGCACAGCTCAAGGCTGCCAACACGCGCCTGGAAGCCCTGACCCGCTTCGATCCCCTCACGGGCCTGGCCAACCGCCGGCATTTCGACGAGCTAAAGGAGCTGGAATTCAACCGCGCCTTGCGTCATCGCCAGCCGCTGTCGGTGCTGATGTGCGACATCGATTTTTTCAAGCTTTACAACGACACCTACGGCCATGCCAGGGGTGATCAATGCCTGCGCGACGTGGCGCTGGCCATGAGCGCCCTGTTCTCGCGCTCCGGCGAACTGGTGGCGCGGCTCGGCGGCGAAGAGTTCGCCGTGCTGCTGCCAGGGCAGGACGAGGACCAGGCGCTGGCCTCGGCCGATCGCCTGCGCGGCCTGCTGGCCCGGCAACAACTGGTACACAGCGCTTCACCGGTCTCGCCTTTCGTGACCTTGAGCATCGGCGTGGCCGAGCTCGACCCGGCGAACATGGAGCACTTCGATCAACTGCTGCAGAGTGCCGACCGGGCGCTGTACCGGGCGAAAAGCCAGGGCCGGGACCGCTGTGTAATCTGA
- a CDS encoding cytochrome ubiquinol oxidase subunit I, translating to MISESVVDLSRLQFAMTALYHFLFVPLTLGMTFLLAIMESVYVMTGKQVYKDMTQFWGKLFGINFALGVTTGLTMEFQFGTNWAYYSHYVGDIFGAPLAIEGMMAFFLESTFIGLFFFGWDRLTRVQHLAVTWLVAIGSNLSALWILIANGWMQNPVGAEFNFNTMRMELTSFSDLLFNPVAQVKFVHTVASGYVTGAIFVLAISSWYLLKGRDIAFARRSFAIASAFGMASILSVIVLGDESGYEIGDVQKTKLAAIEAEWETEPAPAAFTLFGLPNQAEQRTDYAVKIPYVMGLIATRSVDKQVTGIKDLVREHEGRIRNGMTAYDLLGQLRSGDKSPQTLDAFNAVKKDLGYGLLLKKYTDKVVDANEQQIKQAALDSIPQVASIFWTFRVMVLSGMLMLLLFACAFWASARKNETRKRWLLKWALFSLPLPWIATQTGWWVAEHGRQPWSIGEVLPVHLSASTLSAGDVLGSIVALVGFYTVLLIIEMYLMIKFARLGPSSLHTGRYHFEQGAHGDAAHAKQPALA from the coding sequence ATGATATCGGAATCAGTCGTCGACCTCTCCCGGCTGCAGTTCGCGATGACCGCGCTGTACCACTTCCTGTTCGTCCCGCTGACCCTCGGCATGACCTTCCTGCTCGCCATCATGGAATCGGTCTACGTCATGACCGGCAAGCAAGTCTACAAAGACATGACACAGTTCTGGGGCAAGCTGTTCGGCATCAACTTCGCCCTCGGCGTCACCACCGGCCTGACCATGGAATTCCAGTTCGGCACCAACTGGGCGTACTACAGCCACTACGTCGGCGACATCTTCGGCGCGCCACTGGCCATCGAAGGCATGATGGCGTTCTTCCTCGAATCGACCTTCATCGGCCTGTTCTTCTTCGGCTGGGACCGCCTGACCCGCGTCCAGCACCTGGCGGTCACCTGGCTGGTGGCGATTGGCTCGAACCTGTCAGCGCTGTGGATCCTCATCGCCAACGGCTGGATGCAAAACCCGGTCGGCGCCGAGTTCAACTTCAACACCATGCGCATGGAACTCACCAGCTTCAGCGACCTGCTGTTCAACCCCGTCGCCCAGGTCAAGTTCGTCCACACCGTGGCGTCCGGCTACGTCACCGGCGCGATCTTCGTCCTGGCGATTTCCAGCTGGTATCTGCTCAAGGGCCGCGACATCGCCTTCGCCCGGCGTTCGTTCGCTATCGCCTCAGCATTCGGCATGGCCTCGATTCTGTCGGTGATCGTGCTGGGTGACGAATCCGGCTACGAGATCGGCGACGTGCAGAAAACCAAGCTCGCCGCCATCGAAGCCGAATGGGAAACCGAACCGGCACCGGCGGCGTTCACCTTGTTCGGTCTGCCCAACCAGGCCGAGCAGCGCACCGATTATGCCGTCAAGATTCCCTACGTGATGGGCCTCATCGCCACCCGCTCGGTGGATAAACAGGTCACCGGGATCAAGGACCTGGTCCGTGAACACGAAGGCCGCATCCGCAACGGCATGACCGCCTACGACTTGCTCGGCCAACTGCGTAGCGGCGACAAGAGCCCACAGACCCTCGACGCCTTTAATGCGGTGAAGAAAGACCTCGGCTACGGCCTCTTGCTGAAGAAGTACACCGACAAGGTCGTCGACGCCAACGAGCAGCAGATCAAACAGGCTGCGCTGGATTCGATCCCGCAGGTGGCGTCGATCTTCTGGACCTTCCGCGTAATGGTGCTCAGCGGGATGCTCATGCTGCTGTTGTTCGCCTGTGCCTTCTGGGCGTCGGCACGCAAGAACGAAACCCGCAAGCGCTGGCTGCTCAAGTGGGCGCTGTTCAGCCTGCCGCTGCCGTGGATCGCCACCCAAACCGGCTGGTGGGTCGCCGAGCACGGCCGTCAGCCCTGGTCCATCGGTGAAGTGCTGCCTGTGCACCTGTCGGCCTCGACCCTGTCGGCGGGAGATGTGCTCGGTTCGATTGTGGCGCTGGTCGGCTTCTACACCGTCCTGCTGATCATCGAGATGTACCTGATGATCAAGTTCGCCCGACTCGGCCCCAGCAGCCTGCACACCGGTCGCTATCACTTCGAGCAAGGCGCCCACGGCGACGCTGCCCACGCCAAACAACCGGCCCTGGCCTGA
- a CDS encoding NAD-dependent succinate-semialdehyde dehydrogenase, whose protein sequence is MYPDVQLFIDGQWRASADGRTLSVINPADGETLGTVAHADIADLDQALAAAERGFDTWRSTPAYDRYKIMQKAANLLRDRVDHIANIMTQEQGKPLAEARMETLSAADIIDWLAEEGRRAYGRLVPSRNVSVEQKVIKEPVGPVAAFTPWNFPINQVVRKLSSALAAGCSIIVKAPEETPASPAELVRAFVDAGVPAGVIGLVYGDPAQISSYLIAHPTIKKVTFTGSTPVGKQLAALAGQHMKRATMELGGHAPALVFDDADIDLAARTLATAKFRNAGQVCVSPTRILVQRGVFDEFVEKFVGHTHELKVGNGLEQGVTMGPVANERRIPALNALVKDASDKGAKVHVGGKAIEGPGYFFQPTVISGLTTEMRIMNEEPFGPVALLVPFDTVEDAVKESNRVPFGLASYAFTSSMKTTHILSTRIEAGMLSINHQGIGLVEVPFGGIKDSGYGSEGGTEAIEAYLNTKLVTVFNV, encoded by the coding sequence ATGTACCCAGACGTTCAACTGTTCATCGATGGCCAATGGCGCGCCAGTGCAGACGGCCGCACCCTCAGCGTCATCAACCCGGCCGACGGCGAAACCCTCGGCACCGTGGCCCACGCCGACATCGCCGACCTGGACCAGGCACTGGCAGCGGCCGAGCGCGGCTTCGACACCTGGCGCAGCACCCCGGCCTACGACCGCTACAAAATCATGCAAAAGGCCGCCAATCTGCTGCGCGACCGCGTCGATCACATCGCCAACATCATGACCCAGGAACAGGGCAAGCCGCTGGCCGAAGCGCGCATGGAAACCCTGTCTGCCGCCGACATCATCGACTGGCTGGCCGAAGAAGGCCGCCGCGCCTATGGCCGCCTGGTGCCATCGCGCAATGTTTCGGTTGAGCAGAAAGTCATCAAGGAACCGGTCGGTCCGGTGGCGGCATTCACACCGTGGAACTTCCCGATCAACCAGGTGGTGCGCAAGCTGTCCTCGGCGCTGGCGGCCGGCTGCTCGATCATCGTCAAGGCCCCGGAAGAAACCCCGGCGTCGCCTGCCGAACTGGTCCGCGCCTTCGTTGATGCCGGCGTTCCGGCGGGCGTCATCGGCCTGGTTTACGGCGACCCTGCGCAGATTTCCAGCTACCTGATTGCCCACCCGACCATCAAGAAAGTCACCTTCACCGGCTCCACCCCGGTGGGCAAGCAGCTGGCAGCGTTGGCCGGTCAGCACATGAAGCGCGCCACCATGGAGCTCGGCGGCCACGCCCCGGCGCTGGTGTTCGACGACGCGGACATCGACCTGGCGGCGCGCACCCTGGCAACTGCCAAGTTCCGCAACGCCGGGCAGGTCTGCGTGTCACCCACGCGGATTCTGGTTCAGCGCGGCGTGTTCGATGAATTCGTCGAGAAGTTCGTCGGCCACACCCACGAGTTGAAGGTCGGTAACGGCCTGGAGCAGGGCGTGACCATGGGCCCGGTGGCCAACGAGCGACGCATTCCGGCGTTGAACGCATTGGTCAAGGACGCCAGCGACAAGGGCGCCAAGGTCCACGTCGGCGGCAAGGCCATCGAAGGGCCGGGCTACTTCTTCCAGCCCACGGTCATCAGCGGCCTGACCACCGAAATGCGCATCATGAACGAAGAACCGTTTGGCCCGGTGGCGCTGCTGGTGCCGTTCGACACAGTGGAGGATGCCGTCAAGGAATCCAACCGCGTGCCATTTGGCCTGGCGTCATATGCGTTCACCTCGTCGATGAAAACCACCCACATCCTCAGCACCCGCATCGAAGCCGGCATGCTGTCGATCAACCACCAGGGCATTGGTCTGGTTGAAGTGCCATTCGGCGGCATCAAGGATTCCGGCTACGGGTCCGAGGGAGGCACCGAGGCGATCGAGGCCTACCTGAACACCAAGCTGGTGACGGTGTTTAACGTTTAA
- the cydP gene encoding cytochrome oxidase putative small subunit CydP: MPGPFDFLKHPLAKDISLILLIKLILLMGIRSVWFDAPVEVKDDGVQAGLHVLGAPPASSEKNPK; this comes from the coding sequence ATGCCCGGTCCTTTCGATTTCCTCAAACACCCCCTGGCCAAAGACATCAGTCTGATCCTCCTGATCAAACTCATCCTGCTCATGGGCATCCGCAGCGTCTGGTTCGACGCCCCGGTCGAGGTCAAGGACGACGGAGTGCAAGCCGGCCTGCATGTACTGGGCGCCCCACCCGCATCCTCTGAGAAAAACCCAAAATGA
- a CDS encoding AraC family transcriptional regulator, with product MTCHDPVKQRDKPVFWRDAQLPFIEARSIEDGRKVCYSRHSHEVFSIGAITAGQSTYLHEKTTQTITTGTVVVMNPGEVHACNPIDDQPWSYLMLYVNAQWLGALQRDCGVSNGGVFRGYPATHSRDPLLFDGLLALHRRLVDARLETLAKQEAAVGFFTLVEQRLGGSTLTPRRANPKVERAARYLDAHYLQPIQLEDLCAVANLSEAYLIRAFEQHYHMTPHAWLVNRRIQHGQAQLRSGEPIADIAQQSGFADQAHFQRAFKKHLAATPGQYKP from the coding sequence ATGACCTGCCATGACCCGGTGAAACAGCGTGATAAACCGGTGTTCTGGCGGGACGCGCAGTTGCCCTTCATTGAGGCGCGCTCCATCGAAGACGGCCGCAAGGTCTGTTATTCCCGCCATTCCCATGAAGTGTTTTCCATCGGCGCGATCACCGCCGGCCAAAGCACCTATCTGCACGAGAAAACCACCCAAACCATCACCACCGGCACCGTTGTGGTGATGAACCCCGGCGAGGTCCACGCCTGCAATCCCATCGATGATCAGCCCTGGTCCTACCTGATGCTGTACGTGAACGCGCAGTGGCTGGGCGCGCTTCAGCGCGATTGCGGGGTGAGCAACGGGGGCGTGTTTCGGGGGTATCCGGCGACCCACAGTCGTGACCCGCTGTTGTTCGACGGGCTGCTGGCGCTGCATCGGCGGCTGGTGGATGCGCGACTGGAAACACTGGCCAAACAAGAAGCCGCTGTCGGGTTTTTCACCTTGGTCGAGCAGCGCCTGGGCGGCTCGACGCTGACGCCCAGACGGGCCAATCCCAAGGTCGAACGCGCGGCGCGGTACCTTGATGCGCATTATCTGCAACCGATTCAGCTGGAGGACTTATGCGCGGTGGCGAATCTGTCCGAGGCCTACCTGATTCGTGCGTTCGAGCAGCATTACCACATGACCCCGCACGCCTGGCTGGTCAACCGGCGCATCCAGCACGGCCAGGCGCAATTGCGCAGCGGCGAGCCCATCGCCGACATCGCCCAGCAGAGTGGTTTTGCCGATCAGGCGCACTTTCAGCGGGCGTTCAAAAAGCATCTGGCGGCAACGCCGGGCCAGTACAAGCCCTGA
- a CDS encoding LysE family translocator, with protein MNLMISMAAFALAASISPGPVNVVALSSGAQFGLIASLRHVLGATVGFVVLLMFTGFGLHEVLQRYPMLTEMIRWAGVAFLLYLAWKLAMDNGHLDVAKPTRQPSFLHGAAMQWLNPKAWLAAVAGMGAFVADGEARLIGLFALIYFVVCYLSVGCWAYAGAFLGPYLRSPRRIRVFNRSMAALLAGCAVSLFYV; from the coding sequence ATGAACCTGATGATTTCCATGGCGGCGTTCGCACTGGCCGCGTCCATATCGCCGGGGCCGGTGAACGTGGTGGCGCTCAGCTCGGGCGCGCAGTTCGGCCTGATCGCCAGCTTGCGCCATGTGCTCGGCGCAACCGTCGGCTTTGTGGTGCTGCTGATGTTCACCGGGTTTGGCCTGCATGAAGTGCTGCAGCGCTACCCGATGCTGACCGAGATGATTCGCTGGGCCGGGGTGGCGTTTCTGCTGTATCTGGCGTGGAAGCTGGCGATGGATAACGGACACCTGGACGTCGCCAAACCGACCCGCCAGCCGTCCTTTCTTCATGGGGCAGCGATGCAGTGGCTGAACCCGAAAGCCTGGCTGGCGGCGGTGGCAGGGATGGGGGCGTTCGTGGCCGATGGCGAGGCGCGACTGATCGGTCTATTTGCGCTGATCTACTTCGTCGTGTGCTACCTGTCGGTGGGTTGCTGGGCTTACGCCGGTGCCTTTCTCGGCCCATACTTGCGCAGCCCTCGGCGCATCCGCGTGTTCAACCGCAGCATGGCGGCGCTGTTGGCAGGCTGCGCGGTGTCGCTGTTTTACGTCTGA
- a CDS encoding phosphoethanolamine transferase yields MAPYMEMNSMVKPVTSTRLVMLFSLFLVVFYNLATWRALMDLAQLQGVKAIAFYMSFAFLLWAAITLLLTPFSFRPTLKPVLSLVALCSAAAAYFMNTYGISIDTTMMQNVLETNPGEAQALLSGKLFLYLSLLGVLPIALIWWLPVTYRRVLPGLVNKVLVCVGCVLVIAAAVGPFYSTYAPIFRDEDKLTHFINPTNYIYAIGKLTKQTVAIKETLKIQTVGADAALSPQAQQRPKKSLMIFVVGETARADHFSLNGYGRETNPELKQQDILNFTHVASCGTSTAVSVPCMFSRFPRTDYSDKKGKTYEGLLDMLQRAGLKVVWLDNNSDCKGTCLRVPHRDVPKNQPSPFCDGKICLDESLLVGLQDYIDSLQDNAIIVLHSDGSHGPEYYDRYPKTLERFTPVCRTNQLGSCTSDELKNVYDNTILYTDHFLSQTIELLKRNQDKVDASMIYVSDHGESLGENGIYLHAAPYAIAPTAQTHVPMVMWFGHSTLEDAGVDRHCLAARQDQPDLSHDYLFHSVLGLLGVTTMEYQPVLDLFHSCTRAKG; encoded by the coding sequence ATGGCCCCTTATATGGAAATGAATTCGATGGTCAAACCGGTCACGTCTACCCGTCTGGTGATGCTGTTTTCCCTGTTTCTGGTGGTGTTTTATAACCTGGCGACCTGGCGCGCGCTGATGGATCTGGCGCAGTTACAGGGCGTCAAAGCCATCGCGTTCTATATGTCGTTTGCCTTCCTTTTGTGGGCCGCGATCACTCTGCTGCTCACGCCCTTCTCGTTTCGCCCGACGCTCAAGCCGGTGCTGAGCCTGGTCGCGCTGTGCTCGGCCGCCGCCGCGTATTTCATGAACACCTACGGCATCAGCATCGACACGACGATGATGCAGAACGTGCTCGAGACCAACCCCGGCGAGGCCCAGGCCTTGTTGAGCGGTAAGCTGTTTCTCTACCTGAGCCTACTGGGCGTGCTGCCGATCGCGCTGATCTGGTGGCTGCCGGTGACCTATCGCCGCGTGCTGCCCGGGCTGGTCAACAAAGTGCTGGTGTGCGTCGGCTGTGTGCTGGTAATCGCCGCTGCCGTCGGGCCCTTTTACTCGACCTACGCACCGATCTTTCGCGATGAAGACAAGCTCACCCACTTCATCAACCCGACCAATTACATTTACGCCATCGGCAAGCTGACCAAGCAGACCGTCGCCATCAAAGAGACGCTGAAAATCCAGACCGTTGGTGCCGATGCGGCGCTCAGCCCGCAAGCCCAACAGCGGCCGAAAAAGAGCCTGATGATCTTTGTCGTTGGCGAAACCGCCCGGGCGGACCACTTCTCCCTCAACGGTTACGGGCGGGAGACCAACCCGGAGCTGAAGCAGCAGGACATTCTCAATTTCACCCACGTGGCCTCGTGCGGCACCTCTACGGCCGTCTCGGTGCCGTGCATGTTTTCCAGGTTCCCGCGCACCGACTACAGCGACAAAAAGGGCAAGACCTACGAGGGCCTGCTGGACATGCTCCAGCGCGCCGGTTTGAAGGTGGTGTGGCTGGACAACAACAGCGATTGCAAAGGCACCTGCCTGCGCGTACCCCACCGTGACGTTCCGAAAAACCAGCCGAGCCCGTTCTGCGACGGTAAGATTTGCCTGGACGAATCGCTGCTGGTGGGCTTGCAGGACTACATCGACTCGCTGCAGGACAATGCAATCATCGTCCTCCATTCCGATGGCAGCCACGGCCCGGAATACTACGATCGCTACCCCAAGACCCTTGAGCGTTTCACGCCCGTCTGCCGCACCAATCAGCTGGGCAGTTGCACGTCCGACGAGCTGAAAAACGTCTACGACAACACCATTCTCTACACCGATCATTTTCTGTCGCAGACCATCGAGCTGCTCAAGCGCAACCAGGACAAGGTCGATGCCTCGATGATCTATGTCTCGGACCACGGCGAGTCTTTGGGCGAAAACGGCATCTACCTTCACGCCGCGCCCTACGCCATCGCCCCTACGGCGCAGACCCACGTGCCGATGGTGATGTGGTTCGGCCACTCGACCCTGGAAGACGCCGGCGTTGATCGCCATTGTCTGGCTGCCAGGCAAGACCAGCCGGACCTGAGCCATGACTACCTGTTTCATTCGGTGCTAGGCTTGCTCGGCGTCACCACCATGGAATACCAGCCGGTGCTGGACCTCTTTCACAGCTGCACGCGCGCGAAGGGATGA
- a CDS encoding MFS transporter produces the protein MAISSVQAVAADPKGAVFETDLPARLDRLPWGRFHTLLVFALGITWLLDGLEVTLAGSVSGALKDSPVLHLTNADIGLAGGAYICGAVLGALFFGWLTDRLGRRKLFFITLALYITATAATAFSFSLWSFLLFRFLTGMGIGGEYTAINSTIQEFTPARFRGWVDLTINGTFWNGAALGAVGSIVLLDAPWVGADMGWRLCFGIGAVLGLIILLMRLWLPESPRWLLIHGQGEEARVIVEGIEDRRRRQGHELSAPTGSPLRLHARDHTPLKEIFHTLFNTYRRRALVGLTLLTAQAFFYNAIFFTYALVLTEFYQVPSASIGWYVLPLALGNFCGPLLLGRLFDVVGRRVMISLTYAVSGVLLTISGYLFQQGVLDVTQQAIAWMIIFFFASAAASSAYLTVAETFPLEIRALAIAVFYAFGTALGGIVGPTLFGELIDTHERGPVFFGYLIGAALMLLAAVVQAIWGVASEGKSLEEVARPLSQAHD, from the coding sequence ATGGCCATCAGCAGCGTTCAGGCAGTAGCGGCAGACCCCAAAGGCGCAGTGTTTGAAACGGACCTGCCGGCCCGGCTCGATCGTCTGCCGTGGGGGCGGTTTCATACGTTGCTGGTGTTTGCGCTGGGCATCACCTGGCTGCTCGACGGGCTGGAGGTCACGCTGGCCGGCTCGGTGTCCGGGGCGTTGAAAGACAGCCCGGTCCTGCACCTGACCAACGCCGACATCGGCCTTGCCGGCGGCGCCTATATCTGCGGCGCGGTGCTGGGGGCGTTGTTCTTTGGCTGGCTGACCGACCGTCTGGGCCGGCGCAAACTGTTCTTCATCACCCTCGCGCTGTACATCACCGCGACCGCCGCCACGGCGTTCTCCTTCAGCCTCTGGAGCTTTTTGCTGTTCCGGTTCCTCACCGGGATGGGCATCGGTGGCGAGTACACGGCGATCAACTCGACCATTCAGGAATTCACCCCGGCGAGGTTTCGCGGCTGGGTGGATCTGACCATCAACGGCACCTTCTGGAACGGCGCAGCCTTGGGCGCGGTCGGCTCCATCGTGCTGCTGGACGCCCCGTGGGTCGGCGCGGACATGGGCTGGCGCCTGTGTTTCGGCATCGGCGCGGTGCTGGGTCTGATCATTCTGTTGATGCGCCTGTGGCTGCCGGAAAGCCCGCGCTGGCTGTTGATTCATGGCCAGGGCGAGGAGGCGAGGGTGATTGTGGAAGGGATTGAAGACCGCCGGCGCCGCCAAGGGCACGAGCTTTCCGCGCCAACGGGCTCGCCATTACGTTTGCACGCGCGGGATCACACGCCGCTGAAAGAGATCTTCCACACGCTGTTCAACACCTACCGCCGTCGCGCCTTGGTGGGCCTGACGTTGCTGACCGCCCAGGCGTTCTTTTACAACGCGATCTTCTTCACCTACGCGCTGGTGCTCACCGAGTTCTATCAAGTGCCGTCGGCCTCGATCGGCTGGTACGTGCTGCCCCTCGCGTTAGGTAATTTCTGCGGCCCTTTGCTGTTGGGGCGGCTGTTCGATGTGGTGGGGCGGCGGGTGATGATCAGCCTGACCTACGCCGTCTCCGGGGTCCTGCTGACCATCAGCGGCTATCTGTTCCAGCAGGGCGTTCTGGATGTCACGCAACAGGCCATCGCCTGGATGATCATTTTCTTCTTCGCATCGGCAGCGGCCAGTTCGGCCTACCTGACCGTCGCCGAAACCTTCCCGCTGGAAATTCGCGCCCTGGCGATTGCTGTGTTCTATGCGTTCGGCACGGCGCTGGGTGGCATTGTCGGCCCGACGCTGTTCGGCGAGTTGATCGACACCCACGAGCGCGGCCCGGTGTTCTTCGGCTACCTGATCGGCGCCGCGTTGATGTTGCTGGCCGCCGTGGTGCAGGCGATCTGGGGCGTGGCCTCGGAAGGCAAATCCCTTGAAGAAGTGGCGCGGCCCCTGTCCCAAGCCCACGACTGA
- a CDS encoding substrate-binding periplasmic protein, whose product MKLQSLIHPLGSALCAALLLCVGSGASGAESINSDATRVEIHVVTEELPPYNMTRNGVLTGMSTEVVQAVLKEVNVQASIQSMPWARAYDLALHTPNVLIYSITRTAERERLFKWVGTIASSRWFLYSSASHPVSLLNLDDARDWQTATVNEDVGEQYLMARKFVIGHQLQSSNRYEFNYQKLQTGHVDLWISDELNAYYLARQVGDDPTRTLVQSLRIKELEEAGGFNMAFSVGTPDATVQLFQKGLQTLRANGTYDAIARKWQ is encoded by the coding sequence ATGAAACTCCAGTCGCTCATTCACCCACTGGGCAGTGCACTCTGTGCGGCGCTGTTGCTGTGCGTGGGCTCGGGCGCATCGGGAGCTGAATCGATTAACTCGGATGCAACTCGTGTCGAGATCCATGTTGTCACTGAGGAACTCCCGCCCTACAACATGACCCGCAACGGCGTGCTCACCGGCATGAGCACCGAGGTGGTTCAGGCGGTGTTGAAGGAGGTCAATGTGCAGGCCTCCATTCAGTCCATGCCCTGGGCGAGGGCTTATGACCTGGCGCTGCACACCCCCAACGTGTTGATCTACTCCATCACACGCACCGCCGAGCGCGAGCGGCTGTTCAAGTGGGTCGGCACCATCGCCTCGTCGCGCTGGTTTCTGTATTCGTCCGCCAGCCATCCCGTCTCCCTCCTGAATCTGGACGATGCCCGGGACTGGCAGACCGCGACGGTCAATGAAGACGTCGGCGAGCAGTACCTGATGGCGCGCAAGTTCGTGATCGGCCATCAGCTGCAATCGAGTAATCGCTACGAATTCAATTACCAGAAACTGCAGACCGGCCACGTCGACTTGTGGATTTCCGACGAGCTCAACGCTTACTACCTCGCCCGGCAGGTCGGCGATGACCCGACCCGGACACTGGTGCAATCCCTGCGCATCAAAGAGCTGGAAGAAGCCGGCGGCTTCAACATGGCGTTCAGCGTCGGCACGCCAGACGCGACGGTTCAGCTGTTTCAGAAAGGCCTGCAAACCCTTCGCGCCAACGGCACCTACGACGCCATCGCGCGCAAGTGGCAATGA